Proteins from a single region of Aerococcus viridans:
- a CDS encoding RidA family protein, with protein sequence MTKKAIATEKAPAALGPYSQAISVNGTVYVSGQLPIDPATGEFASTDIQGQTRQSLTNIQAILAEAGLDMSNVVKTTVLLDNIDDFAAMNEVYAEFFTGVTPARAAFEVAAIPKGALVEIEAVAVEG encoded by the coding sequence ATGACAAAAAAAGCAATTGCAACTGAAAAGGCACCAGCAGCTCTAGGGCCATATTCTCAAGCCATTAGTGTGAATGGGACTGTTTATGTGTCTGGACAATTACCAATTGATCCAGCAACGGGTGAATTTGCGTCTACTGATATTCAAGGGCAAACCCGTCAATCATTAACCAATATTCAAGCTATTTTAGCGGAAGCGGGATTGGATATGTCTAATGTAGTAAAGACAACCGTTTTATTGGATAATATTGATGATTTTGCGGCTATGAATGAAGTCTATGCTGAATTCTTTACAGGTGTAACGCCTGCTCGTGCTGCTTTTGAAGTAGCCGCGATTCCAAAAGGCGCGCTTGTTGAAATCGAAGCAGTTGCCGTCGAAGGTTAG
- the cysK gene encoding cysteine synthase A has translation MLFENIVDAIGYTPLVKINGLDEDSADIYVKLEKNNPSGSVKDRPVKYIVQDLLDSGKVAVGGTIVESTSGNTGVGLAMVGAALGINVVIVMPESMSIERRQLIQAYGAELILTDKSGGMALAGETAEKVAAERNGVVFGQFTNGANVTAHEETTAKEILADLPNVDGFVVGIGTGGTVSGVGHVLKEKNPATVIWGGEPSDSPLLTEGKAGPHKIQGLGANFIPKVLDQSILDKVATVSNEDAIAAAKELATTQGIFAGFSSGANYVAAKALAKELGKGKVVVTVLPDSGERYLSTGQFGDGHAE, from the coding sequence ATGTTATTTGAAAATATTGTAGACGCGATTGGGTATACACCCTTGGTCAAAATTAATGGTTTGGATGAAGATTCTGCGGATATCTATGTCAAATTAGAGAAAAATAATCCATCCGGTTCGGTAAAAGACCGTCCAGTAAAATACATTGTCCAAGACTTGTTGGATTCCGGTAAAGTAGCAGTTGGCGGAACGATTGTTGAGTCAACTTCTGGTAATACGGGTGTTGGATTAGCTATGGTTGGTGCGGCTTTAGGCATCAATGTCGTGATCGTGATGCCAGAATCAATGAGTATCGAGCGTCGTCAATTGATCCAAGCTTATGGTGCGGAACTGATTTTGACAGATAAATCTGGGGGTATGGCATTGGCTGGTGAAACCGCTGAAAAAGTTGCGGCTGAACGTAATGGTGTGGTCTTTGGTCAATTTACAAACGGAGCCAATGTGACTGCCCACGAGGAAACAACTGCCAAAGAAATCTTAGCTGACTTACCGAATGTTGACGGCTTTGTTGTTGGTATCGGTACTGGTGGTACGGTTTCAGGTGTTGGTCATGTCTTAAAAGAGAAGAATCCAGCTACTGTTATTTGGGGTGGTGAGCCAAGTGATTCACCGCTATTAACTGAAGGTAAGGCAGGTCCTCATAAGATTCAAGGGTTAGGTGCCAACTTTATTCCTAAAGTTTTAGATCAATCTATTTTAGACAAAGTAGCGACTGTTTCAAATGAAGATGCGATTGCGGCAGCCAAAGAATTGGCGACTACTCAAGGGATTTTCGCTGGTTTCTCTTCAGGTGCTAATTATGTAGCGGCAAAAGCACTCGCTAAAGAGTTAGGTAAAGGTAAGGTTGTTGTCACCGTATTACCAGATTCAGGTGAACGTTACCTATCAACCGGCCAATTCGGTGATGGGCATGCTGAGTGA
- a CDS encoding DEAD/DEAH box helicase — MKFNEMNLSKPLLRAIEEMGFEEATPIQAQTIPMALEGKDVFGQAQTGTGKTAAFGLPLLEKVHETGGVQALIIEPTRELAVQTGEELYRLGKFKGIHTTTVYGGASIGHQIKLLKKNPPVVIGTPGRILDLIKRGVLKLNAVETLVLDEADEMLKMGFVEDIESIIRELPTERQTLLFSATVPQEIKRIADNFMKDPVTVHIKTKQMTADLIDQYYTRCKDYEKFDLLTRFVDVHNPELSIVFARTKRRVDEVARGLIERGYSAEGIHGDLSQEKRLGVLRNFKNGKLDILVATDVAARGLDISGVTHVYNFDIPQDPESYVHRIGRTGRAGKEGMSVTFVTGNEMSYLRTIEDLTKKQMSALRPPTTQEAFRGQLANVVEVVKELTEVENTDMYQDAITYLSENYTEDEIALALVRSLVKDPSSVKVEITPERPLPNRNKRNFHRNASNRNAGGNRDRNGKGGGYKGDRKGGYKGNAKDKNRNNYDRKKSNGGNKQSKGKSAEFKIR; from the coding sequence ATGAAATTTAATGAAATGAATCTATCAAAGCCACTGCTTCGCGCGATCGAAGAGATGGGTTTTGAGGAAGCAACACCCATCCAAGCACAAACAATCCCGATGGCACTTGAGGGGAAAGATGTCTTTGGACAAGCCCAAACAGGTACCGGTAAAACAGCCGCTTTTGGTTTGCCGTTACTAGAAAAAGTACATGAAACTGGTGGCGTACAAGCCCTAATTATTGAACCAACTCGTGAATTAGCTGTGCAAACAGGTGAAGAATTATACCGCCTTGGTAAATTCAAAGGTATCCATACCACAACCGTATATGGTGGTGCATCAATTGGACACCAAATCAAATTATTGAAGAAGAACCCACCAGTTGTGATTGGTACACCAGGTCGCATCTTAGACTTAATTAAACGTGGTGTGTTGAAATTAAATGCTGTGGAAACATTAGTATTAGATGAAGCAGATGAAATGTTGAAGATGGGCTTTGTTGAAGATATCGAATCAATTATTCGTGAATTACCAACAGAGCGTCAAACACTACTTTTCTCTGCAACAGTACCGCAAGAAATCAAACGTATTGCAGATAACTTCATGAAAGACCCAGTAACTGTTCATATCAAAACAAAACAAATGACTGCGGACTTAATTGATCAATACTATACACGTTGTAAAGACTACGAAAAATTTGATTTATTAACACGTTTTGTTGACGTACATAATCCTGAATTGTCAATCGTTTTCGCCCGTACAAAACGTCGCGTTGATGAAGTGGCACGTGGATTAATTGAACGTGGCTATTCAGCTGAAGGTATCCACGGTGACTTAAGTCAAGAAAAACGTTTAGGCGTTTTACGTAACTTTAAAAACGGTAAATTAGATATCTTAGTAGCAACAGATGTTGCTGCACGTGGTTTGGATATTTCAGGTGTAACACATGTTTACAACTTCGATATTCCACAAGACCCTGAATCATACGTTCACCGTATTGGTCGTACGGGACGTGCTGGTAAAGAAGGTATGTCAGTAACATTTGTTACAGGTAACGAAATGTCATACCTACGTACGATTGAAGACTTAACCAAGAAGCAAATGTCTGCCCTACGTCCACCTACGACACAAGAAGCCTTCCGTGGCCAGTTAGCTAACGTAGTTGAAGTAGTAAAAGAGTTAACTGAAGTTGAAAATACAGATATGTATCAAGACGCTATCACTTACTTGTCAGAAAACTACACAGAAGACGAAATTGCATTAGCATTAGTTCGTTCATTAGTGAAAGATCCATCTTCTGTAAAAGTAGAAATCACACCGGAACGTCCATTACCTAACCGTAACAAACGTAACTTCCACCGTAATGCGTCAAACCGCAATGCTGGCGGAAACCGTGATCGTAACGGTAAAGGCGGCGGCTACAAAGGCGACCGTAAAGGTGGCTACAAAGGTAACGCTAAAGACAAAAACCGCAACAACTACGACCGTAAAAAGTCAAACGGTGGTAACAAACAATCAAAAGGCAAATCAGCAGAATTTAAAATTCGTTAG
- a CDS encoding GNAT family N-acetyltransferase, whose protein sequence is MDIRFAQDIDIPDILKLLEQVNLIHHHARPDILKKAPKYTSDEIANIIEDPQRPILVAVEGNHILGYMFGIYQVTAESEFLVGEKFLYIDDICVDQNARGKHVGQALYQATKELAADTGCRRITLNVWAFNNSAKSFYEKMGMQTFKTTLEDIL, encoded by the coding sequence ATGGATATTCGATTCGCACAGGATATAGATATTCCTGATATTTTAAAACTACTAGAACAAGTCAACTTAATCCACCACCATGCTCGGCCGGACATCCTGAAGAAAGCGCCTAAGTATACTTCGGATGAAATTGCGAACATTATTGAAGATCCACAACGCCCAATTTTAGTCGCTGTTGAAGGCAATCATATACTTGGTTACATGTTTGGGATTTACCAAGTAACCGCTGAAAGTGAGTTTTTAGTTGGCGAGAAATTCTTATACATTGATGATATCTGTGTTGATCAAAACGCCCGCGGCAAACATGTCGGCCAAGCCCTTTACCAAGCCACTAAAGAATTAGCCGCCGATACAGGTTGTCGCCGCATCACCTTAAACGTTTGGGCCTTCAACAACTCCGCCAAATCTTTCTATGAAAAAATGGGCATGCAGACCTTTAAAACGACATTAGAAGATATTTTATAA
- a CDS encoding class A sortase, whose protein sequence is MRRLGFRRILGLILLGIGIVIMVHQAWPVVQVYLNQQDVAVANYTAEELQENATDQSNGQFDFNEVRNVSAVEVNQVRSDIESGEANLDILGAVAIPEANLNTAVIKGLSDAAMVSGAGTMFPDQVMGQGNYTLASHHIGYGTDILLNNISDSVTVGDKIYLTDLTNVYVYDTFFVEAVNPDQVQYISQEVTGDPIITLMTCTADLTQRWIVQGDLTETVAFGEAPAEVKALFQ, encoded by the coding sequence ATGAGAAGATTGGGCTTTCGTCGGATTTTAGGACTGATATTATTGGGGATTGGGATAGTCATTATGGTCCACCAGGCTTGGCCAGTGGTACAGGTGTATTTAAACCAGCAGGATGTGGCGGTAGCGAATTATACAGCTGAAGAGCTGCAAGAAAACGCGACAGACCAGTCAAATGGCCAGTTTGATTTCAATGAGGTCCGTAATGTGTCGGCGGTAGAAGTCAACCAAGTGCGGTCAGATATTGAATCTGGCGAAGCGAACTTGGATATCTTGGGTGCAGTAGCTATTCCGGAGGCCAATTTAAATACCGCGGTCATTAAAGGGTTGTCTGATGCGGCCATGGTGTCGGGTGCAGGGACCATGTTCCCAGACCAAGTCATGGGCCAAGGGAATTATACTTTAGCTAGCCACCATATCGGCTACGGGACAGATATCTTACTGAATAACATTTCGGATTCAGTGACGGTTGGGGATAAAATTTACTTGACAGATTTGACCAACGTTTACGTATACGATACTTTTTTCGTTGAAGCAGTGAATCCTGATCAAGTGCAATATATTTCGCAAGAAGTGACAGGTGATCCTATTATTACCTTGATGACGTGTACAGCTGATTTGACCCAACGATGGATTGTGCAAGGGGATTTAACAGAGACAGTGGCTTTTGGTGAGGCGCCAGCTGAAGTGAAAGCATTATTTCAGTAG
- a CDS encoding D-alanine--D-alanine ligase, with amino-acid sequence MEIIVLFGGKSAEHDISILTATAIMQNIQYNRHSVTPVYIDRQGHWFKGANMTEKPDAQANFQLDQVGQAIVPTDVLLEGTDQIVFPALHGPNGEDGTIQGLFESLNVAYVGAGVLASSAGMDKIVSKHLFDQAGLPQVPFVALTSYDWEKDQEVAIEKVTNELAYPVFVKPANMGSSVGVSEAIDDASLLAALTLAFRYDRRVLVETSVQNPREVELAVLGNDEVFVSVPGELAKGQGFYNYEEKYLNNTTEMIIPAAIDEPTVAKLQDYARKAFLALDGSGLSRADFFLTETGEIYINEVNTLPGFTQFSMYPALWEASGKSYADLLEELIQLGLSRYNKKQSIQQSL; translated from the coding sequence ATGGAAATTATCGTTTTATTCGGTGGAAAAAGTGCGGAGCATGATATTTCTATCTTAACCGCAACAGCCATCATGCAAAATATTCAATACAATCGCCATAGCGTAACACCGGTATATATTGACCGCCAAGGCCACTGGTTTAAAGGTGCGAACATGACCGAAAAACCAGATGCGCAAGCAAACTTCCAGCTAGACCAAGTGGGCCAAGCGATTGTGCCTACTGACGTTTTGCTAGAAGGGACTGACCAAATCGTTTTCCCAGCACTACACGGACCAAATGGGGAAGACGGAACCATTCAAGGTTTATTCGAAAGTTTAAACGTGGCTTACGTTGGTGCAGGCGTCTTAGCGTCGTCGGCTGGTATGGATAAGATTGTCTCAAAACACTTGTTCGACCAAGCGGGCTTACCGCAAGTGCCATTTGTGGCTCTAACTTCATATGATTGGGAGAAGGACCAGGAAGTGGCCATTGAAAAAGTAACCAATGAACTGGCCTACCCAGTATTTGTGAAACCAGCCAATATGGGGTCAAGTGTTGGGGTATCTGAAGCGATTGATGATGCTTCATTATTAGCAGCTTTAACCCTAGCCTTCCGTTACGACCGCCGTGTTTTAGTTGAAACCAGCGTGCAAAATCCGCGTGAAGTGGAACTAGCAGTCTTGGGGAACGACGAAGTTTTCGTTTCAGTGCCTGGTGAATTAGCGAAGGGGCAAGGTTTCTACAACTATGAAGAGAAATACTTGAACAATACCACTGAGATGATCATTCCGGCAGCGATTGACGAGCCAACGGTGGCGAAATTGCAAGACTATGCACGTAAGGCTTTCCTAGCCCTAGATGGGTCAGGTTTATCGCGGGCGGACTTTTTCTTAACGGAAACTGGTGAAATCTATATTAACGAGGTGAATACCTTACCAGGCTTCACCCAATTTTCTATGTACCCAGCTTTATGGGAAGCAAGCGGTAAATCTTACGCTGATTTATTAGAAGAATTGATTCAATTAGGATTAAGTCGCTATAATAAGAAACAAAGTATTCAGCAGTCACTCTAG
- a CDS encoding UDP-N-acetylmuramoyl-tripeptide--D-alanyl-D-alanine ligase, whose amino-acid sequence MKPTQIKDIVKVVDAIDFTSTARFTEIDSVEFDSRLITPGALFVPLKGVTDGHSYIDKAIENGAVAALWSNDPNEAPVGFPIIQVEDTLVAMQAFAKAYLGWIKPKVVGITGSSGKTTTKDMTAAALSTALKVHKTNGNYNNDIGLPKTILDMPEDTDVIVLEMGMSGAGEISFLSKLAEPDVVVITMIGENHIEFLGSRENIAKAKLEILDGLKEEGTFIYPGDEPLIVDQMPADLSQSTLTIGLNEDQDIFAFDVMMDQFQSTFFTNLSPELKMEIPLSGGYNVQNALYALGVAYSFGLSMEQVQPHLAEFSITADRGSWERGILDTQILNDTYNASPSAMKAVIRNFSAISSKGMSQKILVLGDMLELGAFSDELHKEIATVIGLNTFKHVFLYGPRIHPLVDALVDKGMHPDLITYIESDKEALIEEVKAILQPEDKVLVKASNGMGLIEVVEALRIASPEE is encoded by the coding sequence ATGAAACCCACACAGATTAAAGATATCGTAAAAGTCGTTGATGCCATTGATTTCACATCAACTGCTCGGTTTACAGAAATTGATTCAGTCGAATTCGATTCACGATTAATTACCCCAGGCGCCCTGTTTGTACCCTTGAAAGGTGTGACAGATGGCCATTCTTATATTGATAAAGCCATTGAAAACGGGGCGGTAGCGGCCTTATGGTCGAACGACCCCAATGAGGCGCCTGTTGGTTTTCCAATTATTCAAGTAGAAGATACCCTGGTTGCCATGCAGGCGTTTGCCAAGGCTTACCTAGGATGGATCAAGCCGAAAGTGGTTGGGATAACCGGTTCTTCTGGGAAAACAACGACCAAAGATATGACGGCAGCAGCCTTATCGACGGCCTTAAAAGTCCACAAGACAAACGGTAACTACAACAATGATATTGGTTTACCTAAAACCATCCTTGATATGCCAGAAGATACTGACGTTATTGTCCTAGAGATGGGTATGTCAGGTGCTGGTGAAATTTCCTTCTTGAGTAAATTGGCGGAACCGGATGTTGTGGTTATTACCATGATTGGGGAAAACCACATCGAATTCCTAGGGTCACGGGAAAATATCGCCAAGGCTAAATTGGAAATTTTAGATGGCTTGAAAGAAGAAGGGACCTTTATTTACCCAGGCGACGAGCCTTTAATTGTCGACCAAATGCCGGCCGATTTATCGCAATCGACCTTAACAATTGGCTTAAATGAGGATCAAGATATCTTTGCCTTTGACGTAATGATGGACCAGTTCCAATCGACTTTCTTCACCAATTTATCACCAGAATTGAAGATGGAAATTCCTTTATCAGGTGGTTATAACGTACAAAACGCCTTATATGCCTTAGGCGTTGCCTACTCATTTGGTTTATCCATGGAGCAAGTCCAACCTCATTTAGCTGAGTTTTCAATTACAGCCGACCGGGGTTCATGGGAACGTGGGATTTTAGATACGCAGATTTTGAACGATACCTATAATGCCAGTCCTTCAGCCATGAAAGCTGTCATCCGTAACTTCTCAGCTATTTCCTCAAAAGGCATGTCGCAAAAGATTTTAGTCTTGGGAGATATGTTGGAGTTGGGTGCTTTCTCTGATGAATTGCATAAAGAGATTGCTACCGTTATTGGCCTGAATACCTTTAAGCATGTCTTTTTATACGGACCGCGCATCCACCCACTAGTAGATGCTTTAGTTGATAAAGGGATGCATCCAGATTTAATTACTTATATTGAGTCAGACAAGGAAGCCTTGATTGAAGAAGTTAAAGCCATTTTACAACCGGAAGACAAGGTATTGGTGAAGGCAAGTAATGGGATGGGATTAATTGAGGTAGTAGAAGCGTTAAGAATCGCTTCACCGGAAGAATAG
- the epsC gene encoding serine O-acetyltransferase EpsC, producing the protein MLSDELNEAHRDFAQYIYDHDPAPHSIEEVFLYPGFQAVIRHITERELYLQEDYYGARKMAEATRKDTGIEIHPGAQIGENVFIDHGMGVVIGETAIVGDRVKLYHGVTLGGTGNDKGAKRHPTIQHDAEVGANATVLGNVTVGHHAKVGANAVVIHDVPPYATAVGVPARIILHDKNWNRIGEYSI; encoded by the coding sequence ATGCTGAGTGATGAATTAAATGAAGCCCACCGCGACTTCGCCCAATATATCTATGACCACGATCCAGCGCCCCATTCCATAGAAGAAGTCTTTCTATATCCAGGTTTCCAAGCAGTGATCCGCCATATCACTGAGCGAGAACTTTATTTACAAGAAGACTATTATGGTGCCCGGAAAATGGCAGAAGCCACCCGCAAGGATACAGGCATTGAAATCCATCCTGGTGCCCAAATTGGGGAAAATGTCTTTATCGACCACGGTATGGGCGTTGTCATTGGGGAAACGGCTATTGTTGGCGACCGAGTCAAGTTATATCACGGGGTCACTTTAGGTGGGACTGGTAATGACAAGGGGGCGAAGCGCCATCCGACCATCCAACATGACGCTGAAGTGGGGGCTAACGCTACCGTTTTAGGTAATGTCACAGTTGGGCACCATGCCAAAGTTGGGGCCAATGCTGTTGTGATTCATGATGTGCCGCCCTATGCGACAGCCGTTGGGGTACCTGCTCGCATTATTTTGCATGACAAGAATTGGAACCGGATTGGTGAATACAGTATTTAA
- a CDS encoding SMI1/KNR4 family protein: MHLIASPLQKQFYTYLPKSPIYKQYSIADLPISYHNLVNQQNGGYTSHSYVASKRPSRDALTAVYIPYIAGMYEQKPGADYHIPSITRQNDFVHRPNIPDTGIIFYEDQDRVAYFDFSRVSDKGEPAVAYMDVGLDQVSILAPDFASFLDLFEHRFLGLPAPTLVSYHRVNVAILQAKSFQEIANLLADYGPLLGQEWQNDWQNLLAHFGTKPFDQFQTALNTYSQSHKSILSL, translated from the coding sequence ATGCACTTGATTGCATCTCCATTGCAAAAACAATTTTACACTTATTTACCTAAATCACCAATATATAAACAGTATTCTATCGCAGATTTACCAATTTCTTATCATAATCTGGTCAACCAACAAAATGGGGGCTATACCTCACACAGTTACGTGGCAAGTAAACGCCCAAGTCGAGACGCTCTTACCGCCGTCTATATTCCTTATATCGCTGGTATGTACGAACAGAAACCAGGCGCCGATTACCATATCCCGTCCATCACTAGGCAAAATGACTTCGTCCACCGACCTAATATTCCAGATACTGGGATTATCTTTTACGAAGATCAAGACCGCGTCGCCTATTTCGACTTTAGTCGAGTCAGCGACAAAGGCGAACCGGCCGTAGCCTATATGGATGTCGGCTTAGATCAAGTCAGCATTTTAGCGCCCGACTTCGCTAGCTTTTTAGACCTATTCGAACACCGGTTTTTAGGACTACCAGCACCAACATTAGTCTCCTATCACCGGGTGAATGTGGCCATCTTACAGGCCAAGTCTTTCCAAGAAATCGCCAATCTACTGGCAGACTACGGCCCCCTTTTAGGGCAAGAATGGCAAAATGACTGGCAAAACTTGCTAGCTCATTTCGGTACAAAACCCTTCGACCAATTCCAAACAGCCTTGAATACTTACAGCCAAAGCCACAAATCAATTTTATCCTTATAG